In Brevibacillus marinus, the genomic window GACAGTCCGGCGCGGAAGGTCACTTTTCCGTTGTCCACGCGGACTTCCTCGCACCCCAGTTTTTTTACTTCCTCCGCAACGACCGCCTCCAGACCGAACGTGGCCGTCGCGATTAGTTCCACTTTTTGCATCGTCCTGTCTCCTATCCTGTGCTGCTGCCGCTGCAGCGGCAGCGGTTTGTCCAGCTTCCTGTCTTCAGCTTCCTGTCCTTCCTTACTATCTTACCCGATCATTGCGGGCAGGCAAGGGCTGCCTGCCTCACAAATGGGCAGCCTTCTTCTGTTTGCGCAGCAGATAGAGGAAAAACGGAGCCCCGACGAAAGCGGTGACGATTCCCACCTGCAGCTCTGCCGGGCGGATCGCCATCCGGGCAAACAGATCCGCCGCAATCAAAAAGATCGCTCCGCCAAACGCGCAGACCGGCAGCAGCAGGCGGTGATCAGGGCCGATCAAGATGCGAATGATGTGGGGAACGACCAGACCGACGAAGGCAATCACCCCGCTGACGGAGACGGCAGCCCCCGTGACGAGCGAGGAAACGGCGAGCAGCACCGTTCGCGTTCGCTGCGCCTGCACGCCCAGCGATTGCGCCGATTCATCTCCCAACAGGAGGATGTTCAGGTATCGCGCATAGCAGCAGAGCATCGCCACCCCGCCCAGCACCGGGAGCGCAATCATCGTCACATGGGCCCAACCGCGCGCGGCAAGCCCGCCCATCATCCAGAAAAGAATCTCCCGCATCACGTTTTCTTGGGAAAAGGAGAGAATCAGCGAGGTGGTCGCGCTGAGAAACGAACTGACCGCAATCCCCGCCAGCAGCAGGGTCCCCATCGGGGTCAGCCCGCGGCCGGTCGCCAGCAGATAGACGAAAAACGCCGCAGCGAGCGCGCCGCCAAAAGCGGCCGCTGGGACGAGCAGGTAATGCAGATGGGCCAATCCCAGATAGATCGCGATGACAGCGCCCAACGAGCCGCCGCTGGAGACGCCGATGATGCCCGGGTCGGCCATCGGGTTGCGAAACAACGCCTGCATCACCGCGCCGGAGACTGCCAGCGCGGCGCCCACCAGCGCCGCGACCAGCACGCGCGGCAGCCTGACCTGCAAAATGATCGTCTCATGAGCCGCGTCCCAGCCGCTCAGGTTGATCCCGGGGAGCTGGGCCAGGATGATTTTGGCTGTCGACAGATAGGGGATGGACACGGCCCCCGCTGCCGTTGCCGCGATCACCACCACGGCCAACAGCAGACCACAAACGAGGAGCAGCGGGATGAGCGAGGTGCGAAGCCGGCGCTCTGTGTTCACCTGGGCCACCTTCTTTCCCCTGTTACGGATGCAGGACGCGATAGACATCTTCCACTCCGTTGACGACATACTGGGTAACGGCGGTCAGGTGTTTGCCCGGTACGGCCACGACGCGATTTTCCCGAACCGCCGCCACATTTTGCAGAGCCGGGTTTTTCCGCAGTGTTTCCGCAAAGTCGGGGTGGCCCGGATTCCAGTCGCTCAAGAGGATCACATCCGGATTGAGCTCGACCACTTTTTCCAGCGAAATTTGCTGCCAGCCTTCGATGCCCGCTTCTTTCGCCAGATTGCGTCCGCCAGCTCTGGTGATGATGTCGTCGTTGCTCGTTCCCTTGCCGCCCGTGTAGCCATCCGGCGTGTAATTCAACACGGTCGGACGCTCCTTGATCTGTGCCACTTTTTCCGCGATCGCGGCCAAGCGGGCATCCATCTCTGCGACGATTTGCTCCGCTTTCTCCGCCTCGCCCACCACTTTGCCGATCATCAGGATGTTCTGTTTCATCTGCTCAATCGAATCGACAAAGGGGAACATAAATACCGTGAGACCGGCATCACGCAGCTGTTGGACGACATCCTGCGAGGTGTAGCTGGCGACAAAGACTAAGTCCGGCTTGAGGGCAATGATCTGTTCCGCGTTGGAACTCTCGATTTTGACCGGGATGTCGTCGGTCTGCCCGGCAACGTTAGAGATGGCCGGGTCAGTGGAAAACTGGGTGACGGCCACCAGCCGGCTTTTATCGATGAGCGACAGCAGGATCTCGTCCGTTCCCAGCGTTACGGAAGCGATCCGCATCGGCCGTTTTTCGATGACCACCTCTGTCCCGCTGCCATCGGTAATCGTCAGCGGAAAGCCGCTTGGGCCGCTTGTCCCTGCTGTCGAACCCGGCTGTTCTGCCGCAGTCTCTGCCGCTGCCGGCTGTTCCGGCGCGGACCGTGTACTGCTGCCGCCGCCGCACCCGGCCAAGACGACAGCGAGCGTGGCTGTCGCCAGCAACAGCCTGATCCACTTCTGCCACATGCTGATCCCTCCATCCGCGTTTCTTGCTGCATCCCAACAAAAAAAGCACTTCCAACCGGGCAGCGCGGTCAGAAATGCCATCTTCCGCCATGAGAATGAATCGGTTTGACGCACTCTCACACCCCCTATCACCCGTAGGTTGTTCGTGAATCGCAGACAGGCAGGTCTCCTGACTCAGGTTCATCACTCCCCTGCGCCTTCCCGAATCGCTTCAGTGGCCTTATTCCAGGGGAACTCACCTTTACAGTGGCGGGGACCGTGTCGGGTTCTGCACCGACTTCCCTATTAAGCATCGAAATGCACCTGTCCGGTTGCTATGCGTTTTTTCTTCCTAATCATAATACGGCGGCGTCTGATTTGTCCATTTGCTTTTCCAGATAAACTTGCTCTACCTTTGGCTGAAACCCTTCCGCCGCAAGCAGCCGGAGCAACCGCTGCCGGGAGGCGGGCAGGTTAAACGTGCTGCGGCGGCAGCTGACATCGTGCGGCGCAAACAGTTCCGCGAGCATGATGCGCAGCACCTCGTCGGCCTCCGCCAGCTCCGGGCGAGCTTCGCACTGCAGGAGGGAGATGTTCTTGATCGCGCCGCTCTCCTCATAGACACGCTCGTACAAAGCGTACCCGACAGCTTCTCCCGCCGGGTCGAGGGCGATGAGGGCCTCTCCTTCTTTGGCGCTCTGCCATTGGGTCTGCCAGGGAGCTGCGCTGCGGTAAAACGGGAGCCGCCCCACCTCATGCGGCCGCACGCTGCGGAGCGTGTAGCGGTGCGGGAGGCGGTGTGCGAAGGGCCGGTCTGCAAACGGGTCGGTTCGTTCCAAAAACAACAGGCGGTCTACAAGCTGATAGCCCATTTTGCGGTAGAGCGAGATAGCCGGCTCATTCTGGACAAAGGCCTCCAGGACCGCCCGCTCCACCCCGGCCTGCCGATACAACTCCATCACCGCCTCGATCATCGCCGCTCCCACTCCCCTGCCGCGCAGCTCAGGAACCACACACGTGCCGCCGTTCCAGGCCACCTTCTGCCCGCCGATCGTTCGCACGCCGTTCATGACCAGTCAGGCCGGTTTACCGTCCACCCAGGCGACAATCGACAAGGAGGCAGACAGATCTTCCCGATACATTCGATTCAGAAACTTGTCAGCCGTGGTCGAGACATCCACGTAGTAGCCGGCAAACCCGCTGTTCCAAGCGGCAACCGCTTCGTCCAAGGTACACTCCCGCAATCGTTTGAGTTGGATCAAGCCGCTCCTCTCCCCTGCGATGATTTTTGCCATCATCAACCTGCCGTTTTGGGCAGGCCAGCTCAGCTCAATAAAAACATTTTAATTTGGAAGGTTTGGTTATTTCAAACATTTTTCCATCCACTGTCTGCGTGGGGCATCCCAAACGCAGCGCGCCGCGCCGGCGGCTGATTTACAAATCAGCGCTCCATTGATATAGTGTCTGTAAATCGACCGATACGCGATTCGCAATGCTGGGTGCGCCAGGCAAAAGCGGCAATCACGATGAGAACAGGAGGAGCATCTCTGATGCCGTCACACCACCGTTATCTTCTCTTTTCCGGCGGCAACCTGGGCCCATGGGCGCTCGCGGAAATCCGGCCGGATGATCGATTGGTCGGGGTTGACCGGGGCGCGCTGTTTCTGCTCCGCCATGGTTTTGTTCCGCACCAGGCGATCGGTGACTTTGACTCGGTCAGTGCAGCGGAACGAGCGCAGATCGAACAGCAGGTGGCAAACGTTACTGCATGCGATCCCGTGCTGAAAGATCTGAGCGACACGGAAATGGCCTTTCGCTGGGCGCTTTCCCGGCAGCCGGCGGAAATCGTCCTGTTCGGCGCAGTGGGCAGCCGACTGGACCATACGTTGGCCAACCTTCACCTGCTGGCCGAAGCGCACAAGGCGCAGATCCCCTGTCGGATCATCGACGAGAAAAACGAAGTGCGGCTCGTCACGGACACGCTGCACTTGCAGCGGAAACACTACCGCTACGTGTCGCTTTTGCCGCTGAGCGGGCAGGTGACAGGGATTACGCTCAAGGGCTTTCGCTATCCGCTGAACCGGGCGACCCTCACGCGCGGTCAGTCGCTGGGCATCAGCAACGAGCTGCTCGCGGAACGTGGTTTGATCAGCATCGAGTCCGGTCAGCTGCTGGTCATCCAGAGTATGGACTAAGCCCCGAGCACACCACAGCCATTAACGGAAACAGGCCGCGGATCGCTCTGCGGCTGTTTGCAAAATACCGCAACGTATCACGCCAACCTGTCGTCTACATCAACAAGAGGAGGTGGCGTGATGAAACGCAATCGATTTTTCTATTTGACCGTTTTTGTGTTCCTGCTTGCGCTTTCGGTCGGCTACTGGAACGGATTGCTGGTGCCTGCTGGCGACGTGGGAAAGGGCGTGGGCGAACAGCCGCATGCCTACGCCCAGACAGCGGATGACCCGGCCGCTGCCAACCCGCCTGAACCGCTCCCGGTAGTGGGTTCCTATGAAAATC contains:
- a CDS encoding thiamine diphosphokinase yields the protein MPSHHRYLLFSGGNLGPWALAEIRPDDRLVGVDRGALFLLRHGFVPHQAIGDFDSVSAAERAQIEQQVANVTACDPVLKDLSDTEMAFRWALSRQPAEIVLFGAVGSRLDHTLANLHLLAEAHKAQIPCRIIDEKNEVRLVTDTLHLQRKHYRYVSLLPLSGQVTGITLKGFRYPLNRATLTRGQSLGISNELLAERGLISIESGQLLVIQSMD
- a CDS encoding FecCD family ABC transporter permease, yielding MNTERRLRTSLIPLLLVCGLLLAVVVIAATAAGAVSIPYLSTAKIILAQLPGINLSGWDAAHETIILQVRLPRVLVAALVGAALAVSGAVMQALFRNPMADPGIIGVSSGGSLGAVIAIYLGLAHLHYLLVPAAAFGGALAAAFFVYLLATGRGLTPMGTLLLAGIAVSSFLSATTSLILSFSQENVMREILFWMMGGLAARGWAHVTMIALPVLGGVAMLCCYARYLNILLLGDESAQSLGVQAQRTRTVLLAVSSLVTGAAVSVSGVIAFVGLVVPHIIRILIGPDHRLLLPVCAFGGAIFLIAADLFARMAIRPAELQVGIVTAFVGAPFFLYLLRKQKKAAHL
- a CDS encoding ABC transporter substrate-binding protein, yielding MWQKWIRLLLATATLAVVLAGCGGGSSTRSAPEQPAAAETAAEQPGSTAGTSGPSGFPLTITDGSGTEVVIEKRPMRIASVTLGTDEILLSLIDKSRLVAVTQFSTDPAISNVAGQTDDIPVKIESSNAEQIIALKPDLVFVASYTSQDVVQQLRDAGLTVFMFPFVDSIEQMKQNILMIGKVVGEAEKAEQIVAEMDARLAAIAEKVAQIKERPTVLNYTPDGYTGGKGTSNDDIITRAGGRNLAKEAGIEGWQQISLEKVVELNPDVILLSDWNPGHPDFAETLRKNPALQNVAAVRENRVVAVPGKHLTAVTQYVVNGVEDVYRVLHP
- a CDS encoding GNAT family N-acetyltransferase produces the protein MNGVRTIGGQKVAWNGGTCVVPELRGRGVGAAMIEAVMELYRQAGVERAVLEAFVQNEPAISLYRKMGYQLVDRLLFLERTDPFADRPFAHRLPHRYTLRSVRPHEVGRLPFYRSAAPWQTQWQSAKEGEALIALDPAGEAVGYALYERVYEESGAIKNISLLQCEARPELAEADEVLRIMLAELFAPHDVSCRRSTFNLPASRQRLLRLLAAEGFQPKVEQVYLEKQMDKSDAAVL